The proteins below come from a single Caenibius sp. WL genomic window:
- a CDS encoding ligase-associated DNA damage response DEXH box helicase, with amino-acid sequence MSRPPHLPTEIEAWFAARGWRVRDHQQAMYRVACEGHHALLAADTGAGKTLAGFLPTLAAFCPSQLGEGPPPEGLHTLYVSPLKALAHDVQRNLLTPIADMGLPLRVETRSGDTPSDRKRRQRVRPPHVLLTTPESLSLLLSYPESAGLFASLKRVVVDEVHAFVTGKRGDLLALCLARLQRLAPAMQRAALSATLSDPEGFREWLAPHGGDVGETGRQVVLVEGEKGAQPQIDILLPRGETVPWGGHAGRWAVPQLMEEIARNRTTLIFTNTRFLAEYLFQLLWDANEGNLPIGIHHGSLSVEARRKVEGAMARGELRALVCTSSLDLGVDWGDVDCVVQMGAPKGSSRLLQRIGRSNHRLDQPSRALLVPGNRFEFLEAMAARDAVEAGQRDGEAFRPGTLDVLAQHVMACACAGPFHEAELLAEIRSAAAYRWVDQAVWQRVLHFVATGGYALEAYDRFRRIVRDGAGVWRLAHPEFAARHRMNAGIIVDAEMLQVRFGNGRALGKVEERFAASLSPGDTFYFAGMSLEVVRIKDLDLIVRAAKKSAMIPSYGGQRMPLTTHLASRVQGLLRDRAGWARFPDDVREWLEMQDWRSRIPGPGMLLAESFPHEGRHFTVYYTFEGWNANQSLGMLITRRMEDRGLLPGGFVANDYALAVWGLKPVADPAPLLSPDILTDEFVQWVADSYLLRRAFREVAVIGGLVERQHPGARKSGRQVTFSTDLIYDVLRKHEPGHVLLEAAWADARSRMTDIARLADVLDRAGQQLVHERLEWVSPLAVPVMVMIGREAVPQGAVDEALLIEAEGLAAAAMRADDPPEEDEN; translated from the coding sequence GTGAGCAGGCCGCCGCATCTGCCAACGGAGATCGAGGCTTGGTTCGCCGCGCGCGGGTGGCGCGTGCGCGACCACCAGCAGGCGATGTACCGCGTGGCCTGCGAAGGCCATCATGCGCTGCTGGCGGCCGATACCGGGGCGGGCAAGACGCTGGCGGGCTTCCTGCCCACTCTGGCCGCCTTCTGCCCTTCGCAACTGGGTGAGGGGCCGCCGCCGGAAGGGCTGCACACGCTCTACGTCTCCCCGCTCAAGGCGCTGGCGCACGATGTGCAGCGCAACCTGCTCACCCCGATCGCGGACATGGGACTGCCGCTGCGGGTGGAAACGCGCAGCGGCGATACCCCGTCGGACCGCAAACGGCGCCAGCGTGTCCGCCCGCCGCATGTCCTGCTGACCACGCCTGAAAGCCTCTCGCTGCTGCTCAGCTATCCCGAAAGCGCGGGCCTGTTCGCCAGCCTGAAACGGGTGGTGGTGGATGAAGTGCATGCCTTCGTCACCGGCAAGCGCGGCGATCTGCTGGCGCTGTGTCTCGCGCGGTTGCAACGGCTGGCCCCCGCGATGCAGCGTGCGGCCCTCTCGGCCACGCTCTCTGATCCGGAGGGGTTCCGCGAGTGGCTGGCGCCGCACGGGGGCGATGTGGGGGAAACCGGGCGGCAGGTCGTGCTGGTCGAAGGAGAGAAGGGGGCTCAGCCGCAGATCGATATCCTGCTCCCGCGCGGGGAAACTGTCCCCTGGGGCGGCCATGCGGGGCGCTGGGCCGTGCCGCAACTGATGGAGGAGATCGCCCGCAACCGGACGACGCTGATTTTCACCAACACCCGCTTCCTTGCCGAATATCTTTTCCAACTGCTCTGGGACGCGAACGAGGGCAATCTGCCGATCGGCATCCATCACGGCTCGCTCTCGGTGGAGGCGCGGCGCAAGGTGGAAGGCGCGATGGCCCGGGGCGAACTGCGGGCGTTGGTCTGCACGTCCAGCCTCGATCTCGGGGTCGATTGGGGCGATGTCGATTGCGTGGTGCAGATGGGCGCGCCCAAGGGCTCATCGCGGCTGTTGCAGCGCATCGGCCGTTCGAATCACCGGCTCGACCAGCCCAGCCGGGCGCTGCTGGTGCCGGGCAACCGGTTCGAATTCCTCGAAGCCATGGCCGCGCGCGATGCGGTGGAGGCCGGGCAGCGCGATGGGGAAGCGTTTCGCCCCGGCACGCTCGACGTGCTGGCGCAGCATGTCATGGCCTGTGCCTGCGCCGGGCCGTTCCACGAGGCGGAACTGCTGGCTGAAATCCGCTCCGCCGCGGCTTATCGCTGGGTCGATCAGGCGGTGTGGCAGCGCGTTCTCCATTTCGTCGCCACCGGGGGCTATGCGTTGGAAGCCTATGACCGGTTCCGGCGGATCGTGCGGGATGGGGCGGGGGTGTGGCGGCTGGCTCACCCGGAATTCGCTGCCCGCCACCGGATGAACGCGGGCATCATTGTCGATGCGGAGATGCTGCAGGTGCGTTTCGGCAACGGGCGGGCTCTGGGTAAAGTGGAGGAACGGTTTGCAGCCTCCCTGTCGCCGGGCGACACGTTCTATTTCGCCGGGATGAGCCTTGAGGTCGTGCGGATCAAGGATCTGGACCTGATCGTGCGCGCGGCGAAGAAATCGGCGATGATCCCGTCCTACGGCGGGCAACGGATGCCGCTGACCACGCATCTCGCCAGCCGGGTGCAAGGTCTCCTGCGCGACCGCGCGGGGTGGGCGCGGTTTCCCGACGATGTGCGCGAATGGCTGGAAATGCAGGATTGGCGCAGCCGGATTCCGGGGCCCGGTATGCTGCTGGCGGAAAGCTTCCCCCATGAAGGCCGCCATTTCACGGTCTATTACACGTTCGAAGGGTGGAACGCGAATCAGTCGCTCGGCATGCTTATTACCCGGCGGATGGAAGATCGCGGGTTGCTGCCTGGCGGCTTCGTGGCGAACGACTATGCGCTTGCGGTGTGGGGGTTGAAGCCTGTGGCCGATCCGGCGCCCTTGCTGTCGCCCGATATCCTGACGGACGAATTCGTGCAGTGGGTGGCCGATTCCTATCTGCTGCGGCGGGCCTTCCGCGAAGTGGCGGTGATCGGCGGGCTGGTGGAGCGCCAGCATCCCGGCGCGCGCAAGAGCGGGCGGCAGGTCACTTTTTCCACGGACCTGATCTATGACGTGCTGCGCAAGCACGAACCGGGCCATGTCCTGCTCGAAGCGGCCTGGGCCGATGCCCGCAGCCGGATGACCGATATCGCCCGGCTGGCGGACGTGCTGGATCGGGCCGGGCAGCAACTGGTGCATGAACGGCTTGAATGGGTCAGCCCGCTGGCCGTGCCGGTGATGGTCATGATCGGGCGTGAGGCGGTGCCGCAGGGAGCGGTGGACGAAGCGCTGCTGATCGAAGCCGAAGGGCTCGCCGCCGCCGCCATGCGCGCGGACGATCCGCCTGAGGAGGATGAGAACTGA
- the panC gene encoding pantoate--beta-alanine ligase: protein MQTVNTLGTLREAVESLRATGPVALVPTMGALHQGHLTLVREARARGAQVVASIFVNPRQFGPNEDLDAYPRRMAEDSRLLSEEGVAVLWAPDVAEMYPQGFSTNISVTGVSDNFCGASRPGHFDGVATVVCKLFNQVRPDLALFGEKDWQQLAVIRRMARDLDLSYPHVDAIYGVPTVREADGLAMSSRNQYLSAEERQAAATLPTAMRAALAAIAGGTPVADALASLRASLLAAGFSSIDYADLADAASLEPIAAPGAVPARLLVAARLGSTRLIDNMPLG, encoded by the coding sequence ATGCAAACCGTGAACACCCTTGGAACACTGCGCGAAGCTGTGGAGAGTTTGCGTGCCACAGGGCCGGTGGCGCTCGTCCCCACCATGGGCGCGCTGCATCAGGGGCACCTGACTTTGGTGCGCGAAGCGCGCGCGCGCGGGGCCCAGGTCGTCGCCTCGATCTTCGTCAACCCCCGGCAATTCGGGCCGAATGAGGATCTCGACGCCTACCCCCGGCGGATGGCCGAGGACTCGCGGCTGCTCTCCGAGGAAGGCGTCGCCGTGCTCTGGGCGCCCGATGTGGCCGAAATGTATCCCCAGGGGTTCTCCACCAATATTTCCGTCACCGGGGTCAGCGACAATTTCTGCGGCGCGTCCCGCCCCGGCCATTTCGACGGGGTGGCCACCGTGGTGTGCAAGCTGTTCAACCAGGTGCGGCCCGATCTGGCCCTGTTCGGAGAAAAGGACTGGCAGCAACTCGCCGTGATCCGCCGCATGGCCCGCGATCTCGACCTGTCCTACCCCCATGTGGACGCGATCTACGGCGTGCCCACCGTGCGCGAGGCGGACGGCCTCGCCATGTCGAGCCGCAACCAGTACCTCTCCGCCGAAGAGCGGCAGGCGGCAGCGACTCTGCCCACCGCGATGCGCGCCGCGCTGGCCGCTATCGCGGGCGGGACACCGGTGGCCGATGCGCTCGCCTCGTTGCGCGCCAGCCTGCTTGCCGCGGGCTTTTCCTCCATCGACTATGCCGATCTGGCCGATGCGGCGAGCCTTGAGCCCATTGCCGCCCCCGGCGCGGTTCCGGCGCGGCTGCTGGTCGCCGCGCGGCTGGGGTCGACGCGCCTGATCGACAACATGCCGCTGGGCTGA
- a CDS encoding DUF2059 domain-containing protein, translating into MRGFSILAGAALALVPLAAGANDRDPAAAAQPAQAIDPARLQAAQRTVDLIFPEGTYARMMKESLDAVLGPVFESVGSLPVHELARMTGMAPDSLTELGDGKVSEVMAIYDPVFRQRMEGGMRAMMDRMTVIMSKIEPDIRVGLTRAYASRFDAAQLGELNRFFATPTGKLYAEQSMMIFLDPEVMQTMQKLMPVMIQEMPAIEAAAKAATANLPPPRTTCDLSAAEKAQVMKLLGLKELPEDACTPPAGDTAGT; encoded by the coding sequence ATGCGTGGATTTTCGATACTTGCCGGTGCGGCGCTGGCTCTGGTGCCGCTGGCGGCGGGCGCCAACGATCGCGATCCCGCGGCGGCGGCCCAGCCCGCGCAGGCGATCGATCCGGCCCGTTTGCAGGCCGCACAGCGCACTGTCGACCTGATCTTTCCCGAAGGCACCTATGCGCGGATGATGAAGGAATCGCTCGACGCCGTGCTCGGGCCGGTGTTCGAATCGGTCGGCTCGCTCCCCGTGCACGAACTCGCCCGGATGACCGGAATGGCCCCTGACAGCCTTACCGAGCTTGGCGACGGCAAAGTGAGCGAAGTCATGGCGATCTACGACCCGGTATTCCGCCAGCGTATGGAAGGCGGCATGCGGGCGATGATGGACCGGATGACCGTGATCATGAGCAAGATCGAACCGGATATCCGTGTCGGGCTCACCCGCGCCTACGCCAGCCGTTTCGATGCCGCCCAGCTTGGCGAGTTGAACCGGTTCTTCGCCACGCCCACGGGCAAGCTCTATGCCGAACAGTCGATGATGATTTTCCTCGATCCCGAAGTCATGCAGACGATGCAGAAGCTGATGCCGGTGATGATCCAGGAAATGCCCGCCATCGAAGCGGCGGCGAAAGCGGCCACGGCCAATCTCCCTCCGCCGCGTACCACCTGCGATCTGAGCGCGGCGGAAAAGGCGCAGGTGATGAAGCTGCTCGGCCTGAAGGAATTGCCGGAAGATGCCTGCACCCCGCCGGCGGGCGACACCGCCGGGACGTAA
- a CDS encoding division plane positioning ATPase MipZ, which translates to MNSSQPHRIVFANEKGGTGKSTTAVHVAIALAYQGARVAAIDLDPRQRTFYRYLENRAETLRRRGVDLPMARFDVYDGTSTDELDHLAESLSAEHDFLLFDTPGRDDPLARHVATTADTLVTPMNDSFVDFDLIGQVDAESFKVKRLSFYAELIWETRKKRAMATIRDQRREMDWVVVRNRTGHVEARNMTRIEQALAELSKRVGFRTSHGLSERVIYRELFPSGLTLLDKGHLGELGTSHLVARQELRSLIAALNLPMPAGAQQPARRIAAG; encoded by the coding sequence GTGAACTCGTCCCAGCCCCATCGTATCGTCTTCGCCAACGAAAAAGGCGGCACCGGCAAATCGACCACTGCGGTCCATGTCGCCATCGCGCTCGCCTATCAGGGCGCCAGAGTCGCCGCGATCGATCTCGATCCGCGCCAGCGCACCTTCTACCGCTATCTCGAAAACCGGGCGGAAACGCTCAGGCGCCGGGGCGTTGATCTGCCGATGGCGCGTTTCGATGTCTATGACGGCACCAGCACCGACGAGCTGGATCATCTGGCGGAAAGCCTGTCGGCGGAGCATGATTTCCTGCTGTTCGATACGCCCGGCCGCGACGATCCGCTGGCGCGCCATGTGGCGACCACCGCCGATACGCTGGTGACGCCGATGAACGACAGCTTCGTCGATTTCGATCTGATCGGGCAGGTCGATGCCGAAAGCTTCAAGGTCAAACGGTTGAGCTTCTATGCCGAACTGATCTGGGAAACGCGCAAGAAGCGCGCCATGGCCACGATCCGCGATCAGCGGCGCGAAATGGACTGGGTGGTAGTGCGCAACCGCACCGGCCATGTCGAAGCGCGCAATATGACGCGTATCGAACAGGCGCTGGCCGAACTGTCCAAGCGGGTGGGTTTCCGCACTTCGCACGGCCTGTCTGAACGCGTGATCTATCGCGAACTGTTCCCTTCGGGCCTCACGCTGCTGGACAAGGGGCATCTGGGCGAACTGGGCACCAGCCATCTGGTCGCGCGGCAGGAATTGCGCAGTCTGATCGCCGCGCTCAATCTGCCGATGCCGGCGGGGGCGCAGCAACCGGCCCGGCGCATCGCGGCGGGCTGA
- a CDS encoding penicillin-binding protein activator LpoB produces the protein MKKTIAAVLALAISATAMPAMAKNESSGRKQQARGTAEIPRCARNLGTVAIVEPDTQWWRELSLGSPEAIIRVFIQRSGCFTLVNRGRAMENRAMERALADQGELQRGSNLGKGQVKAADYMLQPDIVSTNRNSGGGGFGGILGNVIGGPIGAIAGGLNVKKGEANVTLSLVNTRTTVEEALTEGYARKSDLSWGGGGGGLFGGGVFGAAGGGSYENTAIGQIIVLAYLDSYTKLVSELGGLPSDASAAAPPAE, from the coding sequence ATGAAAAAGACGATCGCCGCCGTTCTGGCGCTGGCCATTTCCGCCACGGCGATGCCAGCCATGGCCAAGAACGAATCCTCTGGACGCAAGCAACAGGCGCGCGGCACGGCCGAAATTCCGCGGTGCGCCCGCAATCTCGGCACCGTGGCCATCGTCGAGCCGGACACTCAGTGGTGGCGCGAACTCAGCCTCGGCAGCCCCGAAGCGATCATCCGGGTCTTCATTCAGCGTTCGGGCTGCTTCACGCTCGTCAACCGTGGTCGGGCGATGGAAAATCGCGCGATGGAACGCGCGCTGGCCGATCAGGGCGAACTGCAACGCGGCTCCAACCTCGGCAAGGGCCAGGTCAAGGCAGCCGACTACATGCTCCAGCCCGACATTGTCTCGACCAACCGCAATTCGGGCGGCGGCGGCTTCGGCGGCATTCTCGGCAACGTCATCGGCGGCCCGATCGGGGCCATCGCGGGCGGGCTGAACGTCAAGAAGGGCGAAGCCAACGTCACTCTGTCGCTGGTCAACACCCGCACCACGGTCGAAGAAGCGTTGACGGAAGGCTATGCCCGCAAGTCCGACCTCAGCTGGGGCGGCGGCGGCGGCGGGCTGTTCGGCGGCGGCGTCTTCGGTGCGGCCGGCGGCGGCAGCTATGAAAACACCGCGATCGGGCAGATCATCGTGCTCGCCTATCTCGATTCCTACACCAAGCTGGTGTCGGAACTGGGCGGCCTGCCTTCGGACGCCTCGGCAGCGGCGCCGCCTGCCGAGTAA
- a CDS encoding biopolymer transporter ExbD: protein MAISMGSGTEETPMSDINTTPLVDVMLVLLIIFLIAVPVAIQTIEKLHIPIFASQESEDKVENLLLTVSTTDASGRSAGDPGYEGANRGGECRVYFNNITPVSSQELYDQAFKRLDAIVQREGGIDAIMANPEKVPQVHIRGDVNAPWRCVAGAIYNVQAAGYPTVGFISNPVDPNG, encoded by the coding sequence ATGGCCATTTCGATGGGCAGCGGCACCGAAGAGACCCCGATGTCGGACATCAACACCACGCCCCTCGTGGACGTGATGCTGGTTCTCCTGATCATCTTTCTCATCGCCGTTCCGGTAGCAATCCAGACTATCGAGAAGCTGCATATCCCCATCTTCGCCTCCCAGGAATCGGAGGACAAGGTCGAGAACCTCTTGTTGACGGTTTCGACCACGGATGCTTCGGGACGCAGCGCCGGTGATCCGGGTTACGAAGGCGCCAACCGCGGCGGTGAATGCCGCGTCTATTTCAACAACATCACACCGGTCAGCTCCCAGGAGCTCTACGATCAGGCTTTCAAACGTCTCGATGCCATCGTCCAGCGCGAAGGCGGGATCGATGCCATCATGGCCAATCCGGAAAAGGTCCCGCAGGTCCATATCCGCGGTGACGTGAATGCCCCGTGGCGCTGTGTTGCCGGTGCGATCTACAACGTGCAGGCGGCAGGCTATCCGACCGTCGGCTTCATCTCGAACCCGGTCGACCCGAACGGTTGA
- a CDS encoding biopolymer transporter ExbD, protein MAMSGGKDDGSPMMEMNTTPLIDVMLVLLIMFIITIPVATHAVNIDLPAPVDNPTNPPVDPVKNKVVLTTDNQILWNGNPISNGQLVSLLQEGLKMPVEPELQFEPDANASYDLSSRVLNIIKGSGITKFGFVGNERYASFTKEEGA, encoded by the coding sequence ATGGCAATGTCAGGCGGTAAGGACGATGGCTCCCCGATGATGGAAATGAACACGACGCCGTTGATCGACGTCATGCTCGTGCTCCTCATCATGTTCATCATCACCATCCCGGTTGCGACCCACGCAGTGAACATCGATCTGCCCGCACCCGTGGACAACCCCACGAACCCGCCGGTCGATCCGGTGAAGAACAAGGTCGTCCTGACCACGGACAACCAGATTCTGTGGAACGGCAATCCGATCAGCAACGGCCAGCTCGTCTCGCTGTTGCAGGAAGGTCTCAAGATGCCGGTCGAACCCGAACTGCAGTTCGAACCGGATGCGAACGCCAGCTACGATCTTTCGTCGCGTGTGCTGAACATCATCAAGGGTTCGGGCATCACGAAGTTCGGCTTCGTCGGCAACGAACGCTACGCCTCTTTCACCAAGGAGGAAGGCGCCTGA
- a CDS encoding J domain-containing protein, with amino-acid sequence MLKLLAILLVASLVCRVLLRAWPWQMLGLGTGEEQAEQRARALLGVSRNATQAEIVDAHRRLIARVHPDRGGTGEQAHEANAARDLLLARLKASGRERP; translated from the coding sequence ATGTTGAAGCTCCTGGCGATCCTGCTCGTCGCGAGCCTCGTTTGCAGAGTGCTGCTGCGGGCCTGGCCCTGGCAGATGCTCGGCCTGGGAACAGGCGAAGAGCAAGCCGAACAGCGTGCCCGGGCGCTGCTGGGAGTCAGCAGGAACGCCACCCAGGCCGAGATTGTCGACGCGCACCGCCGCCTGATCGCACGGGTCCACCCCGATCGGGGCGGCACGGGCGAACAGGCGCACGAAGCCAATGCCGCGCGCGATCTCCTGCTGGCCCGGCTCAAGGCATCCGGGCGCGAGCGGCCATGA
- a CDS encoding phosphoglucomutase/phosphomannomutase PgmG, giving the protein MNHRFDPTILREYDIRGIIGETLGPDDARAIGRSFATLLRAAGGRKVAVGYDGRISSPLLEHALVEGLTASGCDVVRIGLSATPMLYFAEAAGGDIDGGIQITGSHNPANYNGFKMVFQGRPFFGADIARLGEVAADGAWADGMGAVETRAVMDAYIARLLAGLDGIAPEELAGLRIGWDAGNGAAGPALEALTARLPGEHHLLYTAVDGAFPNHHPDPTVEANLADLKALVADKGLDFGIAFDGDGDRIGAVDGQGRVIWGDQLLMIYAQDLLRQMPGATVIADVKASAALFDLVAGQGGVPLMWKTGHSLIKAKMQETGAPLAGEMSGHVFFADAYYGFDDALYAGVRLIAAAARLGRSVTDLRGAMPAMINTPELRFQVDESRKFGVIDEVRARLQAGAAAVDATDGVRVTTPDGWWLLRASNTQDVLVARAESTTAEGLERLLTQIDTQLGLSGLTRGPSVAH; this is encoded by the coding sequence ATGAATCACAGGTTCGATCCCACGATCCTGCGCGAATACGATATTCGCGGGATCATCGGCGAGACGCTGGGGCCCGACGATGCCCGCGCCATCGGCCGCAGTTTCGCCACGCTACTGCGCGCGGCGGGCGGGCGCAAAGTCGCGGTCGGCTATGACGGGCGGATCAGTTCGCCGCTGCTCGAACATGCGCTGGTCGAAGGATTGACGGCGAGCGGGTGCGATGTCGTGCGGATCGGGCTGTCGGCCACGCCGATGCTCTATTTCGCCGAAGCGGCGGGCGGCGATATCGATGGCGGAATCCAGATCACCGGCAGCCACAACCCGGCCAATTACAACGGCTTCAAGATGGTGTTCCAGGGCCGCCCGTTCTTCGGCGCGGATATCGCCAGACTGGGCGAAGTGGCGGCCGATGGCGCATGGGCGGACGGCATGGGCGCGGTGGAAACCCGCGCCGTGATGGATGCCTATATCGCTCGCCTGCTGGCCGGGCTGGACGGGATCGCGCCGGAGGAACTGGCGGGTCTGCGGATCGGCTGGGACGCGGGCAACGGCGCGGCGGGCCCGGCGCTGGAAGCGCTGACGGCGCGCCTGCCGGGCGAACATCATCTGCTTTACACCGCTGTCGACGGGGCCTTTCCCAACCATCACCCGGATCCGACAGTGGAAGCCAATCTGGCCGATCTCAAAGCGCTGGTCGCGGACAAAGGGCTCGATTTCGGGATCGCGTTCGATGGCGATGGTGACCGGATCGGCGCGGTCGATGGACAGGGACGGGTGATCTGGGGCGATCAGCTGCTGATGATCTATGCGCAGGATCTGCTCCGGCAAATGCCGGGCGCCACGGTTATCGCCGATGTGAAAGCCAGCGCGGCCCTGTTCGATCTTGTGGCCGGGCAAGGCGGCGTGCCGCTGATGTGGAAGACCGGGCACAGCCTGATCAAGGCGAAAATGCAGGAAACCGGCGCGCCGCTGGCGGGCGAGATGAGCGGGCATGTGTTCTTTGCCGATGCCTATTACGGGTTCGACGATGCGCTCTATGCCGGGGTGCGGCTGATTGCCGCCGCTGCGCGCCTGGGCCGTTCGGTGACGGACCTGCGCGGCGCGATGCCGGCGATGATCAACACGCCCGAATTGCGCTTCCAGGTGGACGAAAGCCGCAAGTTCGGCGTGATCGACGAGGTGCGGGCGCGGCTGCAAGCCGGTGCGGCGGCGGTCGATGCGACCGATGGCGTGCGGGTCACCACCCCCGATGGCTGGTGGCTGCTGCGCGCTTCCAACACGCAGGATGTGCTGGTCGCCCGCGCGGAAAGCACGACTGCGGAGGGGTTGGAACGGCTGTTGACGCAGATCGATACGCAACTGGGCCTTTCGGGGCTGACACGCGGCCCATCCGTCGCGCACTGA